One Flavobacteriales bacterium genomic region harbors:
- the purH gene encoding bifunctional phosphoribosylaminoimidazolecarboxamide formyltransferase/IMP cyclohydrolase — MEGKKKIKSALISVFSKDGLEGPVRKLHEKGVQLFSTGGTQTFIEGLGVPVTPVESLTSYPSILGGRVKTLHPKVFGGILSRRSEAGDVEQLATYEIPEIDLVVVDLYPFEDTVASGASHQEIIEKIDIGGISLIRAAAKNYSDVVIVPSLKEYAVLEGFLDENDGVTTLAQRQALACRAFDVSSHYDSAIFSFFQGDQPMVFKADAAPAHVLRYGENPHQQGVFYGDLDQAFDKLNGKEISYNNLLDIDAAVALIDDFEETTVAVLKHNNACGLASREHLIDAWKDALAGDPVSAFGGILVSNRPIDLATAEEMNKLFFEVLIAPDFAPEALTLLQSKKNRIILKRKEIKRSTKQFRTILNGVLEQDRDVFTETAADFTTATERKPAQSEIADMIFAVKLVKHTKSNAIVLAKDGQLLASGVGQTSRVDALEQAIAKARHFGFDLQGAVMASDAFFPFPDCVEIAHKAGITAVVQPGGSVKDQDSVDYCNSQNMAMVVTGKRHFKH; from the coding sequence ATGGAAGGAAAGAAAAAAATAAAGTCGGCACTGATTTCTGTATTTAGCAAAGATGGTCTGGAAGGCCCTGTGAGGAAACTTCATGAAAAAGGCGTCCAGCTGTTTTCCACCGGAGGAACCCAAACATTCATTGAAGGATTGGGGGTTCCGGTAACCCCGGTCGAATCACTGACCAGCTATCCGTCCATTCTTGGGGGGCGGGTAAAGACCCTGCACCCAAAAGTATTCGGAGGTATCCTGAGTCGCAGGTCAGAAGCAGGCGATGTGGAGCAACTGGCTACATATGAGATCCCGGAGATTGACCTCGTGGTCGTAGACCTCTATCCTTTTGAAGATACGGTTGCATCCGGAGCATCCCACCAGGAGATCATAGAAAAGATAGATATCGGTGGCATTTCCCTTATTCGTGCGGCAGCAAAGAACTACAGCGATGTGGTGATCGTGCCTTCCTTAAAAGAGTATGCCGTACTTGAAGGTTTCCTGGATGAGAACGACGGCGTTACCACCCTGGCCCAACGTCAGGCCCTGGCATGCCGTGCATTTGATGTTTCATCGCACTATGACAGCGCCATATTCAGCTTCTTTCAGGGAGATCAGCCAATGGTATTTAAAGCAGATGCGGCTCCGGCCCATGTGTTGAGATACGGTGAGAATCCCCATCAGCAGGGCGTTTTCTACGGCGACCTCGATCAGGCATTTGACAAATTGAACGGCAAGGAAATATCTTACAACAACCTGCTCGACATAGATGCCGCCGTGGCGCTGATAGATGATTTTGAAGAAACCACCGTGGCCGTGCTGAAGCACAACAATGCCTGTGGACTGGCAAGCAGGGAGCACCTTATTGATGCGTGGAAAGATGCCCTGGCTGGGGATCCGGTGAGTGCATTCGGTGGGATACTGGTGAGCAACCGCCCCATTGATCTGGCCACAGCAGAGGAGATGAACAAGTTGTTTTTTGAAGTACTCATCGCACCCGACTTCGCACCGGAGGCATTGACTCTGCTACAGTCAAAGAAGAACAGGATCATCCTGAAGAGAAAGGAGATCAAACGTTCCACCAAACAATTCCGCACAATTCTGAATGGTGTGCTGGAGCAGGACAGGGATGTTTTCACAGAAACCGCCGCTGATTTTACAACCGCTACCGAAAGGAAACCGGCGCAGAGCGAAATCGCGGACATGATCTTTGCGGTGAAGCTGGTGAAGCATACGAAGTCCAACGCCATTGTATTGGCCAAAGACGGGCAGCTTCTGGCAAGTGGCGTGGGACAAACCTCGCGCGTGGATGCCCTGGAGCAAGCCATTGCCAAAGCCAGGCACTTCGGCTTTGACCTGCAGGGTGCCGTCATGGCTTCGGATGCCTTTTTCCCCTTCCCGGATTGCGTGGAGATCGCGCACAAGGCGGGCATCACAGCTGTGGTACAACCGGGTGGCTCCGTAAAGGATCAGGATTCTGTAGACTACTGCAATTCACAGAACATGGCCATGGTCGTGACCGGTAAGCGGCATTTTAAACATTAG
- a CDS encoding aspartate kinase, producing the protein MKVFKFGGASVKDADSVKNVARVLKQFPEESLVVVVSAMGKTTNELEKLVACHLQGHKNKTLKQLKFIRDFHMTIVNGLFGKEDAVEGLENLLSELETRSLKKPTTNEDFAYDQIVCYGELISTRIVAAYLNNVGMSCTWWDARDLILTDSTYREGKVNWKVTRERVRKNLLPKRKKHISLTQGFIGSTSQKHTTTLGREGSDYTAAILAHTLEAEEVTIWKDVPGVLNADPKWFDDTVLLPQLSYRDAIELSYYGATVIHPKTIQPLQNKKIPLRVRSFVNPKAKGTVIAEAHYRKLIPSFIFRIDQALLSIQAKDFSFIAEDNLSLIFSLFAKHRIKINVMQNSAISFLVAMDNNKKKVSALTKDLSKHFNVQSQTGHLELITIRYYDQKTIDRVCINKEILLEQKGPENVQLVVKDRG; encoded by the coding sequence ATGAAAGTATTCAAGTTTGGGGGCGCATCGGTGAAAGATGCTGATTCCGTGAAGAACGTCGCCCGTGTGTTGAAGCAATTTCCTGAGGAGTCACTTGTGGTGGTGGTATCGGCCATGGGCAAAACCACGAACGAACTCGAAAAGCTGGTGGCATGTCACCTCCAGGGCCACAAAAACAAAACACTCAAACAACTCAAGTTTATCCGCGACTTTCACATGACCATCGTGAATGGACTGTTCGGAAAAGAAGATGCGGTCGAAGGTCTGGAAAACCTTTTAAGTGAACTGGAAACCCGGTCCCTGAAGAAACCCACTACCAACGAAGATTTCGCTTATGATCAGATCGTATGCTACGGCGAACTCATTTCCACCCGCATCGTGGCAGCCTACCTGAACAACGTGGGCATGTCCTGCACATGGTGGGATGCGCGCGACCTTATCCTCACGGACAGCACCTACCGCGAAGGGAAAGTCAACTGGAAAGTGACGCGGGAACGGGTACGCAAAAACCTGTTGCCGAAACGTAAAAAACATATTTCCCTCACCCAGGGTTTCATCGGTAGCACTTCCCAAAAACATACGACAACACTGGGCCGGGAAGGATCCGATTATACCGCTGCCATCCTTGCCCACACCCTCGAGGCGGAAGAAGTGACCATCTGGAAAGATGTACCCGGCGTACTCAATGCCGATCCCAAGTGGTTTGATGACACGGTTCTCCTCCCCCAGCTGTCTTACCGTGATGCCATTGAGCTCTCCTATTACGGCGCCACCGTCATTCACCCGAAGACCATCCAGCCTTTACAAAACAAGAAAATCCCGTTGCGGGTGAGGTCGTTCGTGAACCCGAAAGCCAAGGGCACCGTCATCGCTGAAGCGCATTACCGCAAACTCATCCCATCATTCATCTTCCGAATCGACCAGGCTTTGCTGTCCATCCAGGCAAAGGATTTCTCTTTCATCGCCGAGGATAACCTGAGCTTGATCTTCAGTCTGTTCGCCAAACACCGCATCAAAATCAACGTGATGCAAAACAGCGCCATCTCCTTTCTGGTAGCAATGGATAACAACAAAAAGAAGGTCTCCGCCCTGACAAAAGACTTGTCTAAACACTTCAATGTACAAAGCCAAACCGGGCACCTGGAGCTGATCACCATCAGGTATTACGATCAGAAAACCATCGACCGCGTTTGCATCAACAAGGAAATTCTACTGGAACAAAAAGGACCGGAGAATGTGCAGCTGGTGGTGAAGGATAGGGGGTGA
- a CDS encoding HigA family addiction module antidote protein — protein sequence MAKLPNIHPGEILLEEFLIPLNISAYRLSKDIEIPQTRTSEIIKGNRRITADTALRLSRYFGTTAKFWLGLQDDYDLEEEREKKAGVLKQIKYYNDNAA from the coding sequence ATGGCCAAGCTACCAAACATACACCCCGGTGAAATTTTGTTGGAAGAGTTTCTGATTCCGTTGAACATAAGTGCTTATCGTTTGTCAAAAGACATTGAAATACCACAAACAAGGACTTCAGAGATTATCAAGGGAAACAGGAGAATCACTGCGGATACCGCTCTCAGGTTAAGCCGGTATTTCGGAACCACTGCCAAGTTCTGGCTCGGACTGCAGGATGACTATGACCTGGAGGAGGAAAGGGAAAAGAAGGCCGGAGTATTAAAACAGATCAAATATTATAACGACAATGCTGCCTGA
- the mfd gene encoding transcription-repair coupling factor: MNSGETFAFDTFLQSFKETDQVHRILNGLQNEQPQHLHLTGLIGSALPVYFSQVLSQSGGIHLFVLDDKEEAAYFYNDLQTVLAPGQAMFFPESYRQYYGPRINSNVITRNEVMERAGKPNKRGLAIVTFPEALAEKIWPGRRYRDKRIDLQLDQEGDIEEMREKLFSFGFEAVDFVYEPGQFSIRGGIVDVYTFHHEFPYRIEWIDDHISSLRTFEPDTQLSVSMLDRLSIVPDFHEEKVLDQKAPFPLLMENATLWIRHPELVRDRLEQEMTQCVKAYDGLEKREEQPQPTQVLATYEEIDAVWKPWRQVIFGRYNGQVDDTINFDLHPQPSFNKNFELLADDIASCNKKGYRNIIFADHAKQIERIYAILDDIAPEGKEDRHFQPYAKSLHEGFIDEGLKYACYTDHQIFNRYHKYRLKTGFTGSQALTLKELYDLKPGDFVTHIDHGVGRFDGLETIDVNGRKQEAVRLTYQDSDILYVSIHSLHRIMRFSGKEGHVPKINKLGSKAWSNLKSKTKKKVKDIAKDLIALYAKRKMQDGLAFSPDTYLQHELEASFLYEDTPDQVTATADVKKDMEQPHPMDRLICGDVGFGKTEIAIRAAFKAVADSKQVAILAPTTILTLQHSKTFAERLKDFPCNVDYLNRFKTSAQQKETLKKLAEGKIDIIIGTHRLLSKDVKFKDLGLLIVDEEQKFGVTAKEKLKAMRVNVDTLTLTATPIPRTLHFSLMGARDLSVINTPPPNRYPIQTQLQPFNEAIVAEAVDYELSRGGQVFFVHNRVKNIHEVAHMVERAAPGARVAVAHGQMDGKHLEKIMVDFIEGKYDVLVATTIIESGLDIPNANTIIINQAHMYGLSDLHQMRGRVGRSNKKAFCYLLAPPLATLSNDARRRLRAIEEFSDLSSGFNIALRDMDIRGAGNLLGGEQSGFISEMGFEAYHKILDEAIRELKHEEFGELFKDEEAESVFVHECQIETDLEVLIPDTYVNKISERLSLYRSLNKVEDEDGLTVFVEQLRDRFGPLPQQVQDLLDTMRLKWLGASLGFEKLFLKNDRLIGHFPPQDLEAYYQSPVFSAILAFVQRRGADTAMKESGETLRLIVRGIHSVEQALNLLGEIVGKPEKVQQT, encoded by the coding sequence GTGAATTCCGGCGAAACGTTTGCATTTGATACCTTTCTTCAATCATTTAAAGAAACCGATCAGGTTCACCGGATTCTGAATGGCCTTCAGAACGAGCAACCGCAACACCTTCATCTGACCGGCCTCATCGGAAGTGCTCTTCCGGTGTATTTCTCACAGGTGCTATCACAATCAGGTGGCATACACCTCTTCGTACTCGACGATAAAGAGGAAGCAGCATATTTTTACAATGATCTTCAAACGGTGCTTGCACCCGGACAAGCCATGTTCTTTCCGGAGTCGTACCGGCAGTATTACGGCCCACGCATCAACAGCAACGTGATCACACGGAATGAGGTGATGGAACGGGCAGGTAAGCCCAATAAAAGAGGACTGGCCATCGTCACCTTCCCTGAAGCCCTGGCAGAGAAAATATGGCCGGGCAGGCGATACCGCGACAAGCGCATTGACCTCCAGTTGGACCAGGAAGGAGACATCGAGGAAATGCGTGAGAAGCTGTTCTCTTTCGGTTTTGAGGCGGTGGATTTTGTTTATGAACCCGGACAGTTTTCTATCCGCGGAGGCATCGTTGACGTCTATACGTTTCACCATGAATTTCCTTACCGCATAGAATGGATCGATGATCATATCTCATCACTCAGAACATTCGAACCGGACACGCAGCTTTCTGTTTCCATGCTTGACCGCCTGTCTATCGTGCCGGATTTCCATGAAGAAAAGGTTTTGGATCAAAAGGCACCCTTTCCGTTGTTGATGGAGAACGCCACCCTGTGGATACGTCATCCGGAATTGGTCAGAGATCGCCTGGAGCAGGAAATGACGCAATGTGTGAAGGCGTACGATGGATTAGAGAAAAGGGAAGAGCAACCGCAACCGACGCAGGTGCTGGCTACCTATGAAGAAATTGATGCAGTATGGAAGCCGTGGCGGCAGGTGATCTTCGGGCGATACAACGGTCAGGTGGATGATACCATTAATTTTGACCTGCACCCCCAGCCATCATTCAACAAAAATTTTGAGCTGCTTGCCGATGACATCGCTTCCTGTAATAAGAAAGGTTACCGTAACATCATCTTCGCGGATCATGCCAAACAGATAGAGCGCATTTATGCCATTCTGGATGACATTGCGCCTGAAGGAAAGGAAGACCGCCACTTTCAGCCCTATGCGAAATCACTTCATGAAGGGTTCATTGATGAAGGACTGAAATATGCCTGCTATACGGATCACCAGATATTCAACAGGTATCATAAGTACCGACTGAAGACCGGTTTTACCGGCAGCCAGGCGCTTACGCTTAAGGAACTCTATGACCTGAAACCGGGCGATTTTGTCACGCACATCGACCATGGTGTGGGCCGGTTTGATGGACTGGAAACAATTGATGTCAACGGCAGGAAACAGGAAGCCGTGCGGTTAACCTACCAGGACAGCGATATCCTCTACGTAAGCATTCATTCGCTTCATCGCATCATGCGCTTTTCGGGCAAGGAAGGCCACGTGCCCAAGATCAACAAGCTTGGGTCCAAGGCCTGGTCCAATCTCAAGTCCAAAACCAAAAAGAAGGTCAAGGACATCGCCAAGGACCTGATTGCGCTCTACGCCAAGCGCAAGATGCAGGACGGTCTGGCATTTTCACCCGATACCTATCTCCAGCATGAACTGGAAGCCTCCTTCCTGTATGAAGATACACCCGATCAGGTGACGGCCACCGCCGATGTGAAAAAGGACATGGAGCAACCCCATCCGATGGACCGCCTCATATGCGGAGATGTGGGCTTCGGAAAAACAGAGATTGCCATACGCGCTGCGTTCAAAGCCGTGGCCGACAGCAAACAGGTGGCCATTCTCGCACCTACCACCATTCTTACGCTTCAGCATTCCAAAACCTTCGCTGAACGACTGAAAGATTTTCCGTGCAATGTAGATTACCTGAATCGCTTCAAGACATCCGCCCAGCAAAAGGAAACGTTGAAGAAACTGGCTGAGGGAAAAATCGACATCATCATCGGCACCCACCGGCTGCTCAGCAAGGATGTCAAGTTCAAAGATCTCGGACTCCTCATTGTGGACGAAGAGCAGAAGTTCGGGGTGACCGCCAAGGAAAAACTGAAAGCCATGCGGGTGAATGTGGACACCCTTACCCTCACCGCCACACCCATCCCGAGAACCTTGCACTTTTCGCTCATGGGTGCGAGGGACCTTTCGGTGATCAATACCCCACCGCCGAACCGCTACCCGATCCAGACCCAGCTCCAACCCTTTAATGAAGCCATAGTGGCAGAGGCTGTGGATTATGAATTGTCGAGAGGTGGACAGGTATTTTTCGTACACAACCGCGTGAAGAACATCCATGAGGTGGCACATATGGTGGAACGCGCAGCGCCGGGCGCCAGGGTTGCTGTGGCTCACGGGCAGATGGATGGAAAGCACCTGGAGAAGATCATGGTGGATTTCATTGAAGGGAAATATGATGTTCTTGTGGCCACCACCATCATCGAATCCGGATTGGATATTCCCAATGCCAACACCATCATCATCAATCAGGCACACATGTATGGCTTAAGTGACCTTCACCAGATGCGGGGGCGTGTGGGACGTTCCAACAAAAAAGCCTTTTGCTACTTGCTGGCACCACCTCTGGCCACCCTTTCCAATGACGCCAGGAGACGCCTGAGGGCCATCGAAGAATTCTCGGATCTCTCCAGCGGCTTTAACATCGCCCTGCGCGACATGGATATCCGGGGAGCTGGAAACCTGTTGGGTGGAGAGCAAAGCGGCTTCATTTCAGAGATGGGATTTGAGGCATATCATAAAATTCTGGATGAGGCCATTCGTGAGCTAAAGCATGAAGAATTCGGGGAGCTGTTCAAAGATGAAGAAGCAGAAAGTGTGTTTGTACATGAATGTCAGATAGAGACAGACCTGGAAGTGTTGATACCGGATACGTATGTGAACAAGATCAGCGAGCGACTTTCTTTATACAGGTCCTTGAACAAGGTAGAAGATGAAGATGGCCTGACGGTTTTCGTGGAACAGCTGCGTGATCGTTTCGGACCACTGCCGCAACAGGTGCAGGACCTGCTGGACACGATGCGGCTGAAATGGCTGGGTGCTTCACTCGGCTTCGAAAAATTATTTCTCAAGAACGATCGCCTGATCGGTCATTTTCCGCCACAGGATCTGGAGGCCTATTACCAGTCACCCGTATTTTCCGCCATCCTTGCCTTTGTGCAACGCAGGGGTGCGGATACGGCCATGAAAGAAAGTGGGGAAACCCTGCGGTTGATCGTAAGGGGGATTCATTCGGTGGAGCAGGCACTGAACTTGCTGGGGGAAATCGTTGGAAAACCGGAGAAGGTGCAACAGACTTAA
- a CDS encoding GNAT family N-acetyltransferase: MNFTIRKAVREDVPDLLRLIRELALYEKAPDEVTVTEEELARDGFGDKPIFDAIVAETPERIVGMALYFPVYSTWKGKCIYLDDLIVEESMRGSGIGKALLTELMRISKAFGARRLAWQVLDWNEPAIKFYESLGSQLDGTWINCKLTGEQLHEMELTR; this comes from the coding sequence ATGAACTTCACGATAAGAAAAGCGGTGCGGGAAGATGTTCCCGACCTGTTGCGCCTGATACGCGAATTGGCCTTGTATGAAAAAGCACCTGATGAGGTCACCGTAACCGAAGAAGAACTTGCCCGTGACGGCTTCGGTGACAAGCCCATCTTCGATGCCATTGTCGCCGAAACGCCGGAACGGATCGTAGGGATGGCCCTGTACTTCCCGGTATACTCCACCTGGAAAGGCAAGTGCATTTATCTTGACGACCTGATCGTGGAAGAATCCATGCGGGGCAGCGGTATCGGAAAAGCTTTGTTAACGGAACTCATGCGCATCAGCAAAGCCTTCGGTGCACGCCGACTGGCATGGCAGGTGCTGGACTGGAACGAACCCGCCATTAAGTTTTATGAAAGTCTGGGGAGCCAGCTGGATGGCACCTGGATCAACTGCAAGCTGACGGGTGAGCAGCTGCATGAGATGGAACTTACCCGTTAA
- a CDS encoding ABC transporter permease — protein MIFLRLVRESVMFALHALWVNKLRTILSLLGITIGIFAIIAVFTGIDSLEINMRKSFDKLGTNVVYVQKWPWTFGPNYAWWKYWQRPLTTVEEAELVAERCHAASEVAFQASDNGTVKYRNNSADRVTILAVSQTMDRIQNYEFSEGRFFSEIESAGGRNLAILGANIASSLFPLGNALGKNIKVMGRSVRVVGVLKKEGESMFDTGGDNTVIIPLKFAGNIMYIKGPAANPMIMVQARPGIPNSELISELEGVMRSIRKIRPGEESNFALNESKLLTNNFSGIFTVLSLVGLIIGGFSILVGGIGIANIMFVSVKERTNLIGIQKAIGAKSHFILIQFLSESITLCLIGGFFGLMIVWFGTIVASSLLDMEFSLTFGNVMIGVLASGLIGVIFGFIPAWMASRMDPVEAIRS, from the coding sequence ATGATTTTTCTCCGGCTGGTACGTGAAAGTGTGATGTTTGCCCTGCATGCCTTGTGGGTGAACAAGCTACGCACCATCCTCTCGCTTTTGGGGATTACCATCGGCATCTTTGCAATCATCGCGGTTTTCACGGGCATCGATTCGCTGGAGATCAACATGCGTAAGAGTTTTGATAAGCTGGGCACCAATGTTGTTTATGTTCAGAAATGGCCATGGACCTTCGGCCCCAACTATGCCTGGTGGAAATACTGGCAGCGTCCGCTCACCACCGTTGAAGAGGCGGAACTGGTTGCGGAACGGTGTCATGCCGCCAGTGAGGTGGCATTCCAGGCGAGCGATAACGGAACGGTCAAATACCGCAACAACAGTGCCGACAGGGTTACCATCCTGGCGGTTTCCCAAACGATGGATCGCATCCAGAATTACGAGTTCAGTGAAGGGCGGTTTTTCAGTGAGATCGAGTCTGCCGGAGGACGTAACCTGGCTATATTGGGTGCGAATATAGCTTCCAGTCTTTTCCCGCTTGGCAATGCCCTCGGTAAGAATATCAAGGTCATGGGACGCAGTGTTCGTGTAGTGGGTGTTCTCAAGAAGGAAGGGGAAAGTATGTTTGATACCGGTGGAGACAATACGGTGATCATCCCACTGAAATTCGCCGGAAACATCATGTACATCAAAGGTCCGGCGGCCAACCCCATGATCATGGTGCAGGCCAGACCGGGCATACCCAACTCCGAACTCATCAGTGAACTGGAGGGTGTGATGCGCTCCATCCGTAAGATCCGTCCGGGCGAAGAATCCAACTTTGCGTTAAATGAATCAAAGCTGCTCACCAATAACTTCAGCGGGATTTTTACTGTGCTCAGTCTGGTTGGACTGATCATTGGTGGGTTCTCCATTCTGGTAGGTGGGATCGGCATCGCCAACATCATGTTCGTGTCTGTAAAGGAACGTACCAATCTGATCGGTATTCAGAAAGCCATCGGAGCGAAGAGCCACTTTATCCTGATCCAGTTCCTTTCCGAATCCATCACGTTGTGTCTGATCGGCGGCTTTTTCGGACTGATGATCGTTTGGTTTGGTACTATTGTAGCCAGCTCCCTTCTGGACATGGAGTTCTCGCTTACCTTCGGAAATGTGATGATCGGGGTGCTGGCATCCGGACTGATCGGGGTGATCTTCGGCTTTATTCCGGCATGGATGGCATCCAGGATGGACCCGGTTGAAGCGATCCGTTCTTAA
- a CDS encoding rod shape-determining protein, with translation MGLFDFLTQEIAIDLGTANTLILSDDKVVVDEPSIVATDRLSGRVIAVGKQAMQMHGKTHENIKTIRPLKDGVIADFHAAEHMIRGMIKMINRKGRLIQPALRMVICIPSGITEVEKRAVRDSAEHAGAKEVYLIHEPMAAAIGMGIDVEEPNGNMVIDIGGGTSEIAVIALGGIVCDKSIRVAGDDFTSDIEDYMRRQHNILIGERSAERIKIEVGAALTEIDNPPPDFAVHGRDLMTGIPKEISVSYVEIAHALDKSISKIEEAILNALEMTPPELSADIYRTGIYLAGGGALLRGLDKRIALKTKLPVHIAEDPLRAVARGTGIALKNVHKFPFLIR, from the coding sequence ATGGGATTATTCGACTTCTTAACGCAGGAAATTGCCATTGATCTGGGAACAGCAAACACGCTGATACTATCTGACGATAAGGTGGTGGTGGATGAACCGTCCATCGTGGCAACAGACCGCTTGTCGGGGCGGGTGATCGCTGTAGGCAAGCAGGCCATGCAGATGCATGGAAAGACCCATGAAAATATCAAAACCATACGTCCGCTCAAGGATGGTGTGATCGCAGATTTCCACGCTGCGGAACACATGATCCGCGGAATGATCAAGATGATCAACCGCAAGGGAAGACTGATCCAGCCTGCATTGCGCATGGTGATATGCATTCCTTCCGGTATCACGGAGGTGGAAAAACGGGCTGTACGTGACTCCGCAGAGCATGCCGGTGCCAAGGAAGTTTACCTTATCCATGAGCCTATGGCCGCTGCCATCGGTATGGGGATTGATGTGGAGGAACCCAACGGCAACATGGTGATCGACATCGGTGGAGGTACCAGTGAAATCGCTGTGATAGCTTTGGGTGGGATCGTTTGTGATAAGTCCATCCGTGTAGCCGGTGATGACTTCACCAGTGACATTGAAGACTACATGCGTCGTCAGCACAACATCCTGATCGGTGAGCGTTCTGCAGAGCGCATCAAGATTGAGGTGGGTGCCGCACTTACGGAAATAGACAATCCACCACCAGACTTCGCCGTACATGGTCGTGACCTTATGACGGGGATTCCGAAAGAGATCTCAGTGTCTTATGTGGAGATCGCCCATGCGCTGGACAAATCCATTTCCAAAATTGAAGAGGCCATCCTGAACGCACTGGAGATGACACCTCCCGAGCTATCCGCCGATATTTACAGGACCGGAATTTATCTTGCCGGTGGTGGTGCATTGCTTCGTGGCCTGGATAAACGGATTGCACTAAAAACGAAATTGCCTGTGCACATTGCCGAAGACCCGCTAAGGGCAGTAGCCAGGGGGACCGGCATAGCACTCAAAAACGTACATAAGTTCCCGTTCCTGATCAGGTAG
- the fbp gene encoding class 1 fructose-bisphosphatase, which translates to MVGLNKDKHVTTLNEFIIERQAEFPYSRGELSRLLSDIGLAAKIVNRAVNKAGLVDILGEDGSVNVQGEEVKKLDVFANEQFIAALKSGGECCAVASEENEDLIPFDGSISDNAKYVVVFDPLDGSSNIDVNVSIGTIFSIYRRVSLSGPGNLEDFLQPGTEQVAAGYVIYGSSTMMVYTTGRGVNGFTLDPSIGEFCLSHPDLTIPKDGKIYSINEGNYVHFPEGVKKYIKYCQEEDSATGRPLSSRYIGSLVADFHRNLIKGGIFIYPSTAKNPQGKLRLLYECNPLAFIAEQAGGVATDGHGRIMDIKPTDIHQRVPYIVGSEEMVNKVMEFIAAGKKVPA; encoded by the coding sequence ATGGTAGGATTGAACAAAGACAAACATGTAACCACCCTCAACGAGTTCATTATCGAGCGCCAGGCGGAGTTCCCTTATTCGAGGGGAGAGCTGTCCAGATTGCTCAGCGATATCGGTCTGGCGGCCAAGATTGTGAACCGTGCGGTGAACAAGGCCGGACTGGTGGATATTCTCGGTGAGGACGGCAGCGTGAATGTGCAGGGGGAAGAAGTGAAGAAGCTGGATGTGTTTGCCAATGAACAGTTCATCGCCGCGCTGAAATCCGGAGGAGAGTGTTGTGCCGTGGCATCTGAAGAGAATGAAGACCTCATCCCTTTCGATGGCAGCATTTCGGATAATGCAAAGTATGTGGTGGTCTTTGATCCGCTTGACGGCTCGTCCAATATCGATGTGAATGTTTCCATCGGAACGATATTTTCAATCTACCGCCGTGTGTCGCTTTCCGGACCGGGTAACCTGGAAGATTTCCTTCAGCCCGGAACCGAGCAGGTGGCCGCAGGTTACGTGATCTACGGTTCTTCTACCATGATGGTATACACCACAGGACGTGGCGTGAATGGCTTTACCCTGGACCCGTCCATCGGTGAGTTCTGCCTGTCACATCCCGATCTGACCATTCCCAAAGACGGTAAGATATATTCCATCAATGAAGGGAACTATGTGCATTTTCCCGAAGGAGTAAAAAAATACATCAAGTATTGTCAGGAGGAAGACAGCGCCACCGGTCGTCCGTTGTCTTCAAGATACATCGGTTCGCTGGTGGCCGATTTTCACCGCAACCTGATCAAGGGAGGGATATTTATTTATCCGTCCACCGCAAAGAACCCCCAGGGAAAACTCCGTCTGCTGTACGAATGCAACCCGCTGGCCTTTATCGCGGAACAGGCAGGTGGTGTGGCCACCGATGGTCACGGACGCATCATGGACATCAAGCCGACCGATATTCACCAACGCGTTCCCTACATCGTAGGCTCAGAAGAGATGGTGAACAAGGTGATGGAATTTATTGCCGCCGGAAAGAAAGTGCCGGCCTGA
- a CDS encoding DUF1059 domain-containing protein, protein MKTMTCKQLGGACDQEFHANTFEEMAELSKQHGREMFQKGDTAHLKAMDEMQELMQNPKAMQEWFENKRKEFEALADG, encoded by the coding sequence ATGAAAACCATGACATGCAAACAACTGGGCGGCGCATGCGACCAGGAATTTCACGCGAACACTTTCGAGGAGATGGCGGAATTAAGCAAACAACATGGAAGGGAAATGTTTCAGAAAGGGGATACCGCTCACCTCAAAGCCATGGATGAAATGCAGGAACTGATGCAGAATCCAAAGGCTATGCAGGAGTGGTTTGAAAATAAAAGAAAGGAATTTGAGGCGCTTGCGGATGGATAA
- a CDS encoding T9SS type A sorting domain-containing protein: MDISGLTPGQYFVRLRTNEFVETRKLMVLRN; the protein is encoded by the coding sequence TTGGATATTTCGGGGTTAACGCCTGGACAATATTTTGTCCGGCTGAGAACAAACGAATTTGTTGAGACAAGGAAACTAATGGTATTAAGGAACTAA